Part of the Thermotoga sp. Ku-13t genome is shown below.
GTAGAACGTGACTTTCTTGTCCCTGCTGAATTGCAGGATGGGATGATCGTTTATGATGTACACACCATCTCTCCTTCTTTAGAAAACGTCTCCGATCCTTTCAGCTGCAGAGCAGACCATGTTGACCAGATCGATGAGATTGAAGACTAACAGCCCGGTCTCTCTCTGAACGTCAGTTGCAAACGGGGGCAAGTTCGTGCACTCGAAAACGATGCAGCCAAGGTCAGGGTGTTGTCTGACGAGCTCCTTTGCAGTTTGAACGACTTCGGATCGGGCCTTTTCGAAGTCCATACATGGCTCGTCGTTCAGCAAAGCTTTGCCAAAATCTGTATTCTCAAGGCCTGCGATTTTCACGGGTATCTGGTCCGCACCAGCTTTGAGCAGATGCTCCTTCGTGAAAGCTTTTGAATTCGCTGTCAAAATTCCTACCGGTTTCATACCACAGATTCTGTAAACCAGAGGGACCAGGAGCAGTGCGGAAGTTATCACGGGTATGCTCACCGCGCGCGCCAGTTCTTCCTGCAGAACCGAGAGAAATCCACAGCTTGTGGTTATGACCTTTACACCTTCGGCTTCCAGCTCTTTTGCAGCGCTCAAGATCCTGTCGACGCAACTCTTTTCTTTCCCTATGATCGCTCTGGGCGTTGCTCCTTCCACAATTTTGTACAGCACCGGAAATTTCCACGTCCTGGCGTTGGCAACGTCTCCCAGGGTTCTGGGAAAATGTGTGTGCAGCGTTATCACTCCAAGCGTGAAGCCGTAAAGGGTTCTCCCACCGTGCATGATCATAATCAGCTCGCCGGTTTCCTTTCTATCATTTTCGCTCTCACGAACAAAAGCACCAGAACTACCAGAGTGATCACAGCGATCAAATTCCTGGGCAGTTTTGCCCAGACAGCTGAGATGGTCAAGGATACCACTACCAGCGCGGTGAAAAACCTTCCGGAACCGTTCAATGGCTTATGCAAATAACCACTGTTTGTTACCGCCAGGAAATAGCTGATACCGGTCATCAGTATGCAGAGAGTGATGATCTCGGTGATGGTTCCTTTGAGGAGTATGGCTCTGTTGTATATGAACATGTAACCAACGATGTATCCAGTGAGCGCTAATCTCCAGCCTTCGAAACCGACCCTCATCGGATTGGCTTTTGCAATGGACGCGGCACAATAGGACGCTATGCAAACGGGTGGTGTTATCTCAGAAAGCATCGCGAAGTAGAGGACAAAAAGATGTGCTGCGAGTATGTCGACTTTCATCTTCGTCAGCGCCACACCAGCGATGGAAGCAGCGATCACATAAGCTGGCGTTGTGGGTAATCCCATGCCCAGTATCAGACAGACGCCCATCAGCAGTACCAACGCCGGTAAAAGTCTTCCACCGGATAGACTCGTGATCGCAGACGCTATGCCCAAGCCAAGGCCGGTGTTCGTAAAAACGCTCACCACTATCCCGGCACCTGCGCAGGCCAGTGCGACCGCTATCATGTTGCGCGCGCCTTTTTCAAAGGTTATGGCGATCCTCTTTGGAGTCATCATGGTGTCCTTTCTGAAGAAACTGAGTGCGAACGCAACCCAGGTGGCGTAATAAGCTGCCGAGAAAGGTGAAAAGCCTCTGACGAGAAAATACACCAGAGCGGCAACGGGTAAAAGTAAGTA
Proteins encoded:
- a CDS encoding aspartate/glutamate racemase family protein; its protein translation is MHGGRTLYGFTLGVITLHTHFPRTLGDVANARTWKFPVLYKIVEGATPRAIIGKEKSCVDRILSAAKELEAEGVKVITTSCGFLSVLQEELARAVSIPVITSALLLVPLVYRICGMKPVGILTANSKAFTKEHLLKAGADQIPVKIAGLENTDFGKALLNDEPCMDFEKARSEVVQTAKELVRQHPDLGCIVFECTNLPPFATDVQRETGLLVFNLIDLVNMVCSAAERIGDVF